Genomic segment of Terriglobia bacterium:
GAAGCCTAAGGGTGCCAGGGTCAAAGCAAAACTTAGGCAGGCCGTTGTCGGAGATGATCATGTCAGTCCGGCGGATGATCACGCACGGGAGCTTGTTGGCCCCGATCTGCCAATCAATTTTGTCGAGACGTGTATTGCGATGTGCGGAATTTGCACGATACAGAGGTCGTAACGCTTCGCTCTCCAATCTGTACCCAATCCAGCGCTGGTCGCCGCTGCGATAGAGCCCTGAGTCGTTGGCGACATCTGTCTGGTTTAGCTTGTCTCCGGTGTGAATTCGCTTGTATCTTTTGGCGCCAGCGTAGAATTCCTCATAGGCCCCGCTTTCCACGTTGTCACCATCGTCGTCAAATCGATCATAAGCGAGCTTGACGTGCCAGGGCGTGGCTGAAGGAACGTCCACACCGTTCGTCGTGGTCGCCAATCGCAGGATTTCAGCCGGGTCCTTTGGGACCGGTGTGACCTCAGCACTGGCCTGCGCCACTGCAGACGATTTCGCGACCGCAGGCTCAGGAGTGTTCGCACCGATTTGGCTTTGCCCTGGCGTCAGGGCCACACCGAAAAGCAAAACGGCAATCGCAATCATTCGACCCTTCTTGTGCATGTCAATTCGAGCGGAACTTCACCACTCCACCCACCACCATCGCGACAACTTTCCCCTGCAACTGCCAGCCGTCGAACGGAGAGTTCTTTGACTTGGAGTGCGACGCAGCCGCGTGGTAGGTCCACTTTTTGGCGGCGTCGAAGATGGTGACATCAGCGTGGGCGCCGCGGGCCAGGGAGCCGCGCAACTGCAAACCCATGACGCGCGCGGGATTCGTCGAAAGCAACTCCACAATGCGGCGCAGCGGCAGCTTGTGCTTGACGCCCAGGATCGCGATGCACAGGCCCAGCGCCGTCTCCAGGCCGGTGATGCCGAAGGGCGCGCGGTCAAACTCCTGGTTTTTTTCGTCGAAGGAGTGCGGCGCGTGGTCGGTGGCGATGCAATCCACTGAGCCGTCGGCCAGCCCAACCAGTAGGGCCTCGCGGTCAGCGTGCGAGCGCAACGGCGGGTTCATCTTGAAGTTGGTGTTGTAGTCGCCCACGTTTTCATCCACCAGCGCAAAGTGGTGCGGAGTGACCTCGCAGGTAACGTTATGGCGGTCGCGCTTGGCGCGGCGCACGGCCTTGAGCGCGCCCGCGGTGGAAAGATGGGCGACGTGGTAATGCGCTTTGGTTTCCGCCGCCAGGCGACAATCGCGTTCCACCAGGCCGCTCTCGGCTTCGCTGGGCCAGCCACGCAGGCCCAGGCGAAAAGCTGTTGGGCCGGAGTTCATCATTGCGCCGTCCGTCATGCGCGTGTCTTCCGCGTGCTGGATCACTGGGATCCCCAGCTTCCCCGCGCCCAGAAACGCCTGGCGCATAATGGCTTCATTCAGAATTGGTTTGCCGTCATCGGTCACGGCCACGGCGCCGGCCTTGCGCAGCGCGGCAAAGTCGGTCATCTGCTGGCCCTTGCTGCCCAGCGTTGCGGCGGCGATGGGAAAGAGGTTGACGTGCGGGTTTCGCGCCGGATCGAGAATCCAGCGGGTGACGTCAGCGTTGTCATTCACCGGCGAAGTGTTCGGCATGCAGCAGACGGACGCAAACCCGCCCGCAGCGGCCGCCAGGGTTCCGCTGGCGATGGTCTCTTTGTGCGTCTGGCCGGGCTCGCGCAAGTGGACGTGAATGTCAATGAATCCGGGGCAGACGATCATGCCGCGGGCGTCAAGGTTCTCGTCGCCCTTGCCCCGCAGCTTGCCTGCCTGGGCAATCTCGGCGACGCGGCCGTCCTTGAGCAAAAGATCATACTTGCCTTCGAGCTTCTGCGAAGGGTCAATGACTAAACCGCCACGAATTGTGAGACTCTCAGGCCTCATGAAAAACCTTTAGCCGCAGAGGGAGCAGCTAGCAAATGGCAATTAGCAATTGGCAAAACCAAATCTCGCGAGGTTCTGTGTGAAGCTCTGGCTAATTGCCAGTTGCTAATCGCTAGTTGCTTGTTCACGCTACCCCCAGGCAGATGCTCAGGATCGCCATTCTCACGTACACACCGTTCTGCACTTGTTCTTCGATCACCGATTGCGGTCCGTCGGCGACTTCGCTTTGGATCTCCATCCCGCGGACCATCGGTCCGGGATGCATGACGATGGCGTCAGGCTTGGCCAGCTTCAGGCGTTCCGGCGTGAGCTGGTACTGCGCCACGTAGCGTGCGGCGTTGAGCTTCAACCCGGCGAGCCGCTCCTTTTGCATGCGCAGCATCATGACCACGTCGGCTTTGCGGACAGCTTCTTCCACGTGGCGGCTGA
This window contains:
- a CDS encoding energy transducer TonB: MIAIAVLLFGVALTPGQSQIGANTPEPAVAKSSAVAQASAEVTPVPKDPAEILRLATTTNGVDVPSATPWHVKLAYDRFDDDGDNVESGAYEEFYAGAKRYKRIHTGDKLNQTDVANDSGLYRSGDQRWIGYRLESEALRPLYRANSAHRNTRLDKIDWQIGANKLPCVIIRRTDMIISDNGLPKFCFDPGTLRLRYTRGRGWDETTYNSFVLFQGREVARDITVTHGGKASTKIHIELLETIANPEESLFAPPPGSTGPLGGRIVIPSDVLMDEYLISEGRLLPPAHANGKLNVKFVVGKDGRVIQAEVLDGPKELHKAVLDAMRGYTFRPYLILDQPAEVESSMSFEFRR
- a CDS encoding dihydroorotase encodes the protein MRPESLTIRGGLVIDPSQKLEGKYDLLLKDGRVAEIAQAGKLRGKGDENLDARGMIVCPGFIDIHVHLREPGQTHKETIASGTLAAAAGGFASVCCMPNTSPVNDNADVTRWILDPARNPHVNLFPIAAATLGSKGQQMTDFAALRKAGAVAVTDDGKPILNEAIMRQAFLGAGKLGIPVIQHAEDTRMTDGAMMNSGPTAFRLGLRGWPSEAESGLVERDCRLAAETKAHYHVAHLSTAGALKAVRRAKRDRHNVTCEVTPHHFALVDENVGDYNTNFKMNPPLRSHADREALLVGLADGSVDCIATDHAPHSFDEKNQEFDRAPFGITGLETALGLCIAILGVKHKLPLRRIVELLSTNPARVMGLQLRGSLARGAHADVTIFDAAKKWTYHAAASHSKSKNSPFDGWQLQGKVVAMVVGGVVKFRSN